CGGCAAGACCTCTTGGCCAGGCTCGTACTTCATGAAATCGACGAAGACGAGAAATGGGCGAAGTCGACCGCAGCGAACGTCGACAAGCTACGCGGCCTGATCGGGGAAGTGCTGCAAGCCGATAGCCGTGGCGAATGCGAACCGCTCGACCCGGATCGCCTGTGACGTCCAAGCTGCACGCCTCATTCCGCCGTGATTTTGCGAAGCTCCCTCGCGACGTTCAACAGCGAGCACGGGCGGCTTACCAACGTTTCCAAGCCGATCCGAATCATCCCAGCTTGCAATTCAAGCGATTACACGCCACGCTGCCGCTGTGGTCAGTTCGCGTGTCCGATTCGTATCGAGCCGTCGGCATTCGCCAGAACGACGACGAGATCGTTTGGTTCTTCATCGGCACTCACGCCGAATACGATCGGTTGCTGGCCAGCCTGTAATTGGAGGTGATACACGTTGCCTGATCACGACCACCGCCCCGAGTTCATGGTCACCCTCGGCCTGGCGCCCCCCTACGCCATCGAGGACGTCATGCAGGCCTATCGCGAAAAGGCCCGCGCGACGCATCCCGATCGCGGCGGGTCGACTGAAGCCTTCAACGCCGTTCATCAAGCCTTCGAGCGGGCGCAAGCCTATCTCGAATTTCGCCAAGACCGCCGCGGGTGGATCGCCGGAAAGATGGCTCGATACGCCGCGTTGCAAGACGCCATCGCGCGGCTTGAGCAACTCGGCGCCACCGTCACGGCGTACTCGCCCGAATGGCTGGAGAATTCCTACGGCGACTTCGCTCAACTCACTGAGCACGTGACGACGATCCGCTTCGCCGATTCGACCGACGCGACGCGGTTCATCGACGCCCTCGCCCACAGCTACCCGTCGCTCCGCGAACTCGCCGCACTTGAGCTCCCCGGCTGCCGGCTCAGTGACGACGACGTGATGCACCTCAGCATCTTCCAACAACTCCGCCGCCTCGACCTCTCGCGCACGCCGATTACGAATCGATCGCTCGCCGTGGTTGACGCGATCGAATCGCTGCGCGAGCTAAACCTCGACGGCACGAACGTCGGCTGGTGGGCCAAGCGCGGAGCGGCCTCGCAGCTCGCGCGACGTAAGGCAGCCGATGAGGTTGGTTAACGAAGGTCATCCAGCGCCGCGCTCGCGCATCCTTACCGCCGTCTTGCTGGCCGCTACCATCGCACTCGGACTCACATCGCGCCACTACGGCGAGCAATTGCCGCCGTTCATCGCCGCGTATGCCGGCGACGCCCTGTGGGCGACAATGGTCTACTGGCTGGCAAGCATCGCGTGGCCCCACGCGAGAACGACAACGCTCGCCGTGATCGCTTATGGCGTCTCGTTCGCGGTCGAACTGAGTCAGCTCTATCACGCCCCCTGGATCGACTCGATCCGCGCCACCCGCCTCGGCGCGCTCGCCCTCGGCCACGGTTTTCTCTGGAGCGACCTCGTTTGCTACGCCGTCGGCGTGGCTCTCGCGTCACTAATTGACTTGGCCTTGTTGTCTCTCGCAAAGCCGCGAAGACGCAAAGAAAACACAGAGAAGATGAAAGACGACAGAACGAACCCAGAGCAATTCTGAATTACTTTCTTTGCGTATCCTTTGCGCCTTCGCGCCTCTGCGAGCAACTCAAGGCACTGCCGACAAAGCAAACTAGGCCTCGCCCGGTACGGCCGCCTCTTTCGCAATCAACCCATCCCGCCGCAGCGACTCCCAAAACTCCGCCGGGATCTCTACCTGCAACGACTTCGCATTCGCAATCGCCTGCTCCGGCGTCCGCGCGCCTGGGATCACTGCAGAAACGACCCTCGGCGCATTCGCGAACTGCAGCGCCGCCGTTCGCAAGTCGATCCCATGTTCCGCCGCCGCGGCCGCGAGCTTTTCCCGCTTCGCCGGCGCCCACTCAGGGATCGTGCCGCCATAGAGGTAACGTTCACGCCCGGCGAGATAGCCCGCCATCAACGGCGCTCCCACGACCACCGACACGCCTTTCTTTTCCAACGTCGGCAACGTCTTTTTCGCCGCTTCGTCATGTTCAATCAGCGAATACTGCGTCGCAAGCAAAAACAAATCGGGGTCGGCCACTTCCGCCGCCCGCAGCGCCGGTTCGGGGCGATTGACGC
This sequence is a window from Lacipirellula parvula. Protein-coding genes within it:
- a CDS encoding J domain-containing protein, with translation MPDHDHRPEFMVTLGLAPPYAIEDVMQAYREKARATHPDRGGSTEAFNAVHQAFERAQAYLEFRQDRRGWIAGKMARYAALQDAIARLEQLGATVTAYSPEWLENSYGDFAQLTEHVTTIRFADSTDATRFIDALAHSYPSLRELAALELPGCRLSDDDVMHLSIFQQLRRLDLSRTPITNRSLAVVDAIESLRELNLDGTNVGWWAKRGAASQLARRKAADEVG
- a CDS encoding DUF2809 domain-containing protein; the encoded protein is MRLVNEGHPAPRSRILTAVLLAATIALGLTSRHYGEQLPPFIAAYAGDALWATMVYWLASIAWPHARTTTLAVIAYGVSFAVELSQLYHAPWIDSIRATRLGALALGHGFLWSDLVCYAVGVALASLIDLALLSLAKPRRRKENTEKMKDDRTNPEQF
- a CDS encoding type II toxin-antitoxin system RelE family toxin translates to MTSKLHASFRRDFAKLPRDVQQRARAAYQRFQADPNHPSLQFKRLHATLPLWSVRVSDSYRAVGIRQNDDEIVWFFIGTHAEYDRLLASL